GGAAGACAAGTAATGCGCCGAGCACGATGGCAACCGAGATGAAGATCAGGCCGGCCGTCGATTTCCCGGTCAGATCGTTGAGCCAGCCGACGATGGCCGGGGAAAAAAACCCTGCGAGGTTGGCAACGCAGTTGACGGCGGCGATTCCGGCCGCTGCCGACATGCCACCCAGCAAAGCGGTGGGCAAAGCCCAGAACTGCGACGACGACGTCAGGATGCCCGCCGCCGCGATGCTCAGGCAGATGATCGAGGCGCCGACGCCACCAAGCAGAGGGAGCGTGGCAAAGCCCGCCGCCGCTACCAGCATCGGGATCGCCAGGTGCAGGCGCCGCTCGCGGTGGTGGTCCGCGCTCATGCCGACCAGCGGCAACGCAACGATTGCGCAAAGATACGGCAGGGCGGTGAGGATGCCCACCCACAAAGGATCGGCGACACCAGCCTTCCTGACGATGGTCGGCAACCAGAACGTCAGGCCATACTGTCCGAGCACGACGCAGAAGTAGATGGCCGCCATCAGCCAGAGCCGGCGATCGGCGATGAACGCGCGAATCGACACGTGCGAGACCTTCCGGGCGTTGTCGCCGGCGACGTTGCGCGCAAGCAGCGCTTTCTCCGCGTCGGTGAGCCACTTCGCGCTCTGGATGCCGTTGTCCAGGTAGAGCAGGATGGCGATGCCGAGAATGAGCGAGGGCAGCGCCTCCAGCATGAACAGCCACTTCCACCCGGCCAGGTCCAGCGCGCCGTGGAACGCGTGCATGATGTAGCCGGAAAGCGGCCCGCCCACGATGCCCGCCAACGGAATCGCCATGAAGAACATCGATAGCGCCTTGGCCCGTCGTTCCGATGGGAACCAGTAGGTCATGTAGAGGATGACACCCGGCGCAAATCCGGCCTCCGCCACGCCGAGCAGGAAACGCAGCACGTAAAAGGAGGTGGGGCTGCTCACAAACGCGAAGCTCGCCGAGATGATGGCCCACGTCAGCATGATGCGCGCGAGCCAGTTGCGCGCCCCCACCTTGTGCAGGATCATGTTGCTGGGCACTTCGAAGAGGAAATAGCCAAGAAAGAAGATGCCGGCGCCAAGGCCATAGATCGTTTCGCTGAAGCGCAGGTCATTGAGCATCTGCAGCTTGGCGAATCCCACGTTGACCCGGTCCAGGTAGGCGCCGAGATAGCACAGCATCAGGAACGGGATCAGGCGCCGCACCACTTTTGCGTAGGTCCTGGACTCAAAGCTGGCCGCATCCGCGTGCGCCATCACATCGCCCGCAACGGGCGAAGCGTATTTGGTTTTCATGTTGTCTCCTGCCATGCGCCC
The Cupriavidus basilensis DNA segment above includes these coding regions:
- a CDS encoding MFS transporter: MKTKYASPVAGDVMAHADAASFESRTYAKVVRRLIPFLMLCYLGAYLDRVNVGFAKLQMLNDLRFSETIYGLGAGIFFLGYFLFEVPSNMILHKVGARNWLARIMLTWAIISASFAFVSSPTSFYVLRFLLGVAEAGFAPGVILYMTYWFPSERRAKALSMFFMAIPLAGIVGGPLSGYIMHAFHGALDLAGWKWLFMLEALPSLILGIAILLYLDNGIQSAKWLTDAEKALLARNVAGDNARKVSHVSIRAFIADRRLWLMAAIYFCVVLGQYGLTFWLPTIVRKAGVADPLWVGILTALPYLCAIVALPLVGMSADHHRERRLHLAIPMLVAAAGFATLPLLGGVGASIICLSIAAAGILTSSSQFWALPTALLGGMSAAAGIAAVNCVANLAGFFSPAIVGWLNDLTGKSTAGLIFISVAIVLGALLVFLVPAKAVNR